From Arthrobacter sp. FW306-2-2C-D06B, a single genomic window includes:
- a CDS encoding ABC transporter substrate-binding protein, producing the protein MSHPIDVGSVLGGRYKVTATVLTSHDQDLVLDGVDQVLNRPVSILVAGPGNAEQVAKSAREVATGERPGHVQILDLGVSDSTTYLITNHSSAPDLLDLVVATNPPYVEPFFTDTLGSEIFGQARSHEPETYDGLYDEEEHDAEYISYDEVEPHPAGDSRPGAAAPADPRRPVVPPMPAARPTSAPGGIGSRIAAAAAGAGAAAAAAAAAVKGAGKSTSGDGEAAPSGRAGSASAAESATSNRTAESNRTAPQQIQAAPATQAVPASTPPAPTSATPSQESKVSLWSEDDYGFVNEDGGARGAGATRDAAAATGGYSRGASSFPSTAREQAEPLDEDEYYDEEPVREPRSFRWLVGGVLAAVLIVGLILAVTNLGNLIPGGTPAAKQSPTASQTVTGQPSSSTSAPPVAAPPVIDGVSRMGDFEFAATYDKDLVKAYDGNAASYWSDMEFATADWGGLAPDGVSLLVKLKAPSQVTSVTLSQLGASGGNINVYTNDRPAMDGAKLVGTNSFTSPELTMPLSSPVTAQYVIISIKSLPKLTAPKTRYGFGLRLAEIKVQ; encoded by the coding sequence GTGTCCCACCCGATCGATGTCGGATCAGTGCTTGGCGGCCGCTACAAAGTCACAGCCACGGTGTTGACTTCGCACGACCAAGATCTGGTGCTCGACGGCGTGGACCAGGTGCTCAACAGACCTGTCAGCATCCTCGTGGCCGGCCCCGGAAACGCCGAGCAGGTCGCCAAAAGCGCCCGCGAGGTAGCCACTGGGGAACGGCCCGGCCATGTCCAGATCCTCGATCTCGGCGTGAGCGACAGCACCACGTACCTCATCACCAACCACAGCAGCGCTCCTGACCTGCTGGATCTCGTGGTGGCCACCAATCCGCCCTACGTCGAACCGTTCTTCACGGACACTCTTGGCAGCGAGATCTTCGGCCAGGCCAGGTCCCACGAACCCGAGACCTACGACGGACTGTACGACGAAGAAGAGCACGACGCCGAGTACATCAGTTACGACGAGGTCGAGCCCCATCCCGCCGGCGACTCGCGGCCGGGTGCCGCGGCACCTGCGGACCCGCGCCGCCCGGTGGTTCCTCCCATGCCTGCTGCCCGGCCCACGTCGGCCCCTGGGGGCATCGGTTCCCGCATAGCTGCTGCGGCAGCGGGAGCAGGGGCGGCTGCCGCAGCGGCCGCAGCCGCCGTAAAGGGTGCCGGAAAATCAACCAGCGGCGACGGCGAAGCCGCACCCTCCGGAAGGGCCGGATCCGCTTCGGCCGCCGAGTCTGCGACGTCGAACCGGACCGCAGAGTCGAACCGGACCGCTCCCCAGCAAATCCAGGCGGCGCCCGCCACGCAGGCTGTTCCGGCGTCCACCCCTCCGGCGCCCACCTCCGCGACCCCCTCCCAGGAATCCAAGGTCTCTCTCTGGTCCGAAGACGACTACGGCTTCGTTAACGAGGACGGCGGCGCACGCGGCGCGGGCGCTACTCGTGATGCGGCCGCCGCTACCGGCGGATACAGCCGAGGAGCATCGAGCTTCCCCTCCACCGCGCGTGAGCAAGCCGAGCCCCTCGACGAGGACGAATACTACGACGAAGAGCCAGTCCGCGAGCCCCGTTCCTTCCGTTGGCTCGTGGGTGGGGTCCTTGCCGCCGTGTTGATCGTCGGTTTGATTCTGGCTGTCACCAACCTCGGCAACCTCATCCCCGGTGGGACTCCGGCAGCCAAACAGTCCCCCACAGCGTCTCAAACGGTAACTGGACAGCCGAGCAGCAGTACATCAGCACCCCCGGTCGCAGCGCCTCCCGTCATTGATGGAGTTAGTCGGATGGGCGATTTCGAGTTCGCCGCGACCTACGACAAGGACCTGGTCAAGGCCTACGACGGCAACGCCGCAAGTTACTGGTCGGACATGGAGTTCGCCACCGCGGACTGGGGTGGACTCGCTCCTGATGGAGTTTCGCTGCTCGTCAAGCTCAAAGCCCCCTCACAAGTGACGTCCGTCACATTGAGCCAGTTGGGCGCGTCCGGTGGAAATATCAACGTTTACACCAACGACCGTCCGGCCATGGACGGCGCCAAATTGGTCGGCACCAACAGCTTCACTTCACCCGAGCTCACCATGCCGCTCAGTTCCCCTGTGACGGCCCAGTACGTCATCATCTCCATCAAGTCCCTGCCAAAGCTGACCGCGCCCAAGACGCGCTACGGCTTCGGCCTGCGGCTTGCGGAGATCAAGGTCCAGTAG
- the trxB gene encoding thioredoxin-disulfide reductase, translating into MSNAENTASNVRDVIIVGSGPAGYTAAVYTARANMNPLLIAGSVTAGGELMNTTDVENYPGFPDGVMGPDLMENFEKQAARFGTEIQFEDVTELDLDGDIKSVTIGTGETFKARAIILSTGSAYRELGLANEKRLSGHGVSWCATCDGFFFKDQDIAVIGGGDSAMEEALFLTKFARSVTVVHRRDSLKASKIMGDRAQAHEKINFVWNTAVEDVIGGDKVTGLKLKNLVNGSESELAVTGVFVAIGNDPRTELVKGKLELTPEGTIAVDGRSSKTSIKGVFAAGDVVDPTYRQAITAAGSGCVAALDVEHYLADLHA; encoded by the coding sequence GTGAGCAACGCAGAAAACACCGCGTCCAACGTACGTGATGTCATCATCGTAGGCTCCGGGCCTGCAGGTTACACGGCGGCCGTCTACACGGCACGCGCCAACATGAACCCGCTGCTCATCGCCGGTTCCGTGACTGCCGGTGGCGAACTGATGAACACAACAGACGTCGAGAACTACCCCGGTTTTCCCGACGGTGTCATGGGACCTGATCTCATGGAGAACTTCGAAAAGCAGGCGGCACGCTTTGGGACCGAGATTCAGTTCGAGGATGTCACCGAACTGGACCTCGACGGCGACATCAAGTCCGTGACGATCGGCACGGGGGAGACCTTCAAGGCACGCGCCATCATTCTTTCCACGGGTTCGGCATACCGCGAGCTCGGCCTGGCAAATGAAAAGCGTCTTTCCGGACACGGCGTGAGCTGGTGCGCAACCTGTGACGGTTTCTTCTTCAAGGACCAGGACATCGCAGTGATCGGCGGCGGCGACTCTGCCATGGAGGAAGCACTCTTCCTCACCAAGTTCGCCAGGTCCGTCACCGTGGTACACCGTCGCGACAGCCTCAAGGCCTCCAAAATCATGGGCGACCGGGCCCAGGCCCACGAGAAGATCAACTTCGTCTGGAATACCGCCGTCGAAGACGTTATTGGCGGGGACAAGGTAACCGGCTTGAAGCTGAAGAACCTCGTCAACGGCAGCGAATCCGAACTCGCCGTCACCGGCGTTTTCGTCGCGATCGGCAACGATCCCCGCACAGAACTCGTCAAGGGAAAGCTGGAGCTGACCCCTGAAGGCACCATCGCCGTCGACGGCCGCAGCTCCAAGACAAGCATCAAGGGCGTCTTCGCCGCCGGCGACGTCGTGGATCCCACCTACCGCCAGGCCATCACGGCAGCCGGTTCCGGTTGTGTCGCGGCTTTGGACGTCGAGCACTATCTTGCAGACCTGCACGCCTAA
- the trxA gene encoding thioredoxin yields the protein MSNAKNVTDASFSTDVLAAEKPVIVDFWAEWCGPCRKLGPILDEISVEYGDKVDVVKLNVDDNPAIAAEYGITSIPAVYLFSGGEVKSTVIGAKPKQFFEKEFESVLS from the coding sequence ATGAGCAACGCTAAAAACGTTACCGACGCCAGTTTCAGCACCGACGTCCTGGCCGCTGAAAAGCCGGTCATTGTGGACTTCTGGGCGGAGTGGTGCGGCCCGTGCCGCAAGTTGGGTCCCATCCTCGACGAGATCTCGGTTGAGTACGGAGACAAGGTTGACGTCGTCAAGCTGAATGTCGACGATAACCCAGCCATCGCCGCTGAATACGGCATCACGTCTATTCCTGCGGTTTACCTGTTCAGTGGGGGAGAAGTGAAGAGCACGGTTATCGGTGCTAAGCCGAAGCAGTTCTTCGAAAAGGAATTTGAATCCGTGCTGTCTTAG
- a CDS encoding ParB/RepB/Spo0J family partition protein → MSEKRRGLGRGLGALIPSSASAGASGNGVPTSRPVDLFFPEARKAAQTVDTPEVPETEVAKSSPSRGSSSKSTTAAKTPAAKSPAAKVASRESPAASEPAGTTADDAFSGSLPAEAPEVQLVEVPGARFAEIPVGDIHPNRKQPRSVFDEDDMAELVHSVKEIGVLQPIVVRTSTEKGGEPYELVMGERRWRAVQAAGLETIPAIVRDTNDDDLLRDALLENLHRSQLNPLEEAAAYQQLLEDFGTTHEQLADRIGRSRPQVSNTLRLLKLPPLVQRRVAASVLSAGHARALLALPDAAAMERLAQKIVSEGMSVRATEEAVALYQDPTVPPKNSIPRPNARHERLDYLASSLSDRLDTNVKITLGARKGRVSIEFASVEDLNRIMDVLSPGDEG, encoded by the coding sequence ATGAGCGAAAAGCGACGAGGCCTGGGTAGGGGTCTTGGGGCTCTCATTCCCAGCTCCGCTTCGGCCGGTGCGTCGGGCAATGGCGTTCCGACGTCCCGGCCTGTGGACCTGTTCTTCCCTGAGGCGCGCAAAGCCGCGCAGACGGTGGACACGCCTGAGGTTCCTGAAACCGAAGTTGCGAAGAGTTCCCCCTCGCGGGGATCTTCGTCCAAGAGTACGACGGCGGCAAAGACTCCTGCTGCGAAGTCGCCTGCCGCGAAGGTCGCCTCCCGTGAATCGCCGGCCGCCTCTGAGCCAGCCGGGACTACTGCCGATGACGCTTTTTCTGGGTCGCTTCCTGCGGAGGCGCCCGAGGTTCAGCTAGTCGAAGTTCCGGGGGCGCGCTTTGCCGAAATCCCCGTCGGGGATATTCATCCCAACCGCAAGCAACCGCGTAGTGTCTTCGATGAGGACGACATGGCGGAGCTGGTTCATTCCGTCAAGGAAATAGGCGTCCTCCAGCCAATTGTTGTACGTACTTCAACCGAAAAGGGTGGAGAACCGTACGAATTGGTGATGGGTGAACGGCGCTGGAGGGCTGTACAGGCCGCCGGACTCGAAACTATCCCCGCGATTGTCCGCGATACCAATGATGACGACCTCCTCCGCGATGCCTTGCTGGAGAACCTCCACCGCAGCCAACTGAACCCCCTGGAAGAAGCAGCTGCCTACCAGCAGCTCCTGGAGGACTTCGGTACCACCCATGAACAGTTGGCCGATCGGATCGGACGCTCGCGGCCGCAGGTGTCCAACACTCTCCGGCTCCTGAAACTTCCTCCACTGGTGCAGCGACGAGTTGCGGCCAGCGTGCTGTCGGCCGGCCACGCTCGTGCATTGCTGGCTCTCCCGGACGCGGCCGCGATGGAGCGTCTCGCGCAGAAGATTGTTTCCGAAGGTATGTCCGTACGCGCCACTGAGGAAGCGGTGGCGTTGTACCAGGATCCTACGGTGCCGCCGAAGAACAGCATTCCGCGCCCCAATGCTCGCCACGAGCGCCTCGACTACCTTGCTTCTTCTCTTTCCGATCGATTGGACACCAACGTGAAGATCACCTTGGGTGCACGAAAGGGTCGAGTCAGCATTGAGTTCGCGAGCGTTGAGGATCTGAACCGCATCATGGATGTTTTGTCGCCCGGAGACGAAGGCTAG
- a CDS encoding ParA family protein, with protein MGSSETSTQRIPPFISLGSARAMAAPSASFESALMRTNSVANAAVSRETLIAGHDNVMDSIDDSSPIARQLANETRRRERLVGRELPKPEKTRIFTVSNQKGGVGKTTTTVNIAAALASAGLNVLVIDIDPQGNASTALGIEHHADVDSIYDVLINDLPLRDVVAPCPDIPNLICAPATIHLAGAEIELVSLVAREQRLRRAIDVYSKERAKNGEGRLDFIFIDCPPSLGLLTVNAFCAASEVLIPIQCEYYALEGLSQLLKNIEMIQKHLNADLVVSTILLTMYDGRTNLAAQVASEVRQHFPDQVLGAVVPRSVRISEAPSYQQTVMTYDPSSSGALSYMEAAAEIAER; from the coding sequence GTGGGCAGTAGCGAAACCTCCACCCAGCGGATCCCGCCATTTATTTCCTTGGGGTCGGCTCGGGCCATGGCTGCACCCTCGGCGTCCTTTGAATCTGCGCTGATGCGTACCAATTCGGTTGCGAACGCTGCTGTTTCACGTGAAACCCTAATTGCCGGACACGACAACGTCATGGACTCCATCGACGACTCCAGCCCCATTGCGCGCCAACTCGCCAACGAGACCCGGCGCCGCGAACGGCTGGTGGGACGCGAGCTCCCCAAGCCGGAAAAGACCCGTATTTTCACCGTGTCCAATCAAAAAGGCGGCGTCGGAAAGACCACCACGACTGTCAATATTGCGGCCGCCTTGGCTTCCGCGGGACTCAATGTCCTGGTGATCGACATCGATCCCCAAGGAAATGCGTCCACCGCTCTTGGTATTGAACACCACGCCGACGTCGACAGTATCTACGATGTGCTGATCAACGACCTTCCACTGCGTGACGTTGTGGCACCTTGCCCTGATATTCCCAATCTCATCTGCGCGCCGGCCACCATTCACCTGGCGGGCGCTGAGATTGAACTGGTCTCCCTCGTGGCACGCGAGCAGCGCCTGCGCCGCGCAATCGATGTGTATTCGAAGGAACGCGCGAAGAACGGTGAAGGCCGCTTGGACTTCATCTTCATCGACTGCCCGCCCAGCCTGGGCCTGCTGACCGTCAACGCATTCTGCGCGGCAAGCGAGGTACTCATCCCGATCCAGTGTGAGTACTACGCATTGGAAGGCCTGAGCCAACTCCTCAAGAACATCGAAATGATCCAGAAGCACCTCAATGCTGACCTGGTCGTTTCCACCATTCTCCTCACTATGTACGACGGCCGCACGAATCTCGCCGCACAGGTGGCTTCCGAAGTCCGTCAACATTTCCCGGATCAGGTCCTCGGCGCCGTGGTTCCCCGCTCCGTGCGCATCTCCGAAGCTCCGAGCTACCAACAGACGGTAATGACCTACGATCCCTCATCCAGCGGCGCGTTGTCCTACATGGAAGCCGCCGCGGAAATCGCCGAGCGCTAG
- the rsmG gene encoding 16S rRNA (guanine(527)-N(7))-methyltransferase RsmG, with product MVEITAAELQAAEKIFGDRLGLAQRYVEHLATSGTERGLIGPREVPRLWSRHVLNCAVIESVIAHGSHVADVGSGAGLPGLCLAIARPDLELTLIEPLERRVIWLQEVVDDLGLGNVTVMRTRAELAVGMVDADVVTARAVSALTKLAGLTIPLLNGKGEVVAIKGRSAAEEIEQATKVIRRLGGVETSVVVCGQELLEEPTTVVRIVVNKQRKIA from the coding sequence ATGGTTGAAATCACGGCAGCCGAACTACAGGCGGCAGAAAAGATTTTCGGTGACCGGCTTGGTCTCGCCCAGCGGTATGTAGAGCATTTGGCGACGTCAGGAACCGAGCGCGGGTTGATTGGCCCGCGCGAGGTTCCCCGCCTGTGGAGCCGGCACGTTCTCAACTGCGCGGTCATCGAGTCGGTGATTGCCCACGGAAGCCACGTTGCAGACGTTGGTTCCGGTGCGGGGCTTCCCGGCCTGTGCTTGGCAATTGCACGTCCCGATCTTGAACTCACACTGATCGAACCCCTGGAGCGACGCGTCATTTGGCTTCAGGAAGTAGTGGACGACCTCGGGCTGGGCAATGTCACGGTCATGCGCACCCGGGCAGAGCTCGCGGTGGGGATGGTCGACGCGGACGTCGTCACGGCCAGGGCTGTCTCCGCCCTCACCAAGCTGGCTGGCTTGACCATTCCCTTGCTTAACGGCAAGGGTGAAGTGGTTGCGATCAAGGGCCGCAGTGCTGCGGAGGAGATTGAGCAAGCAACAAAAGTCATCCGCAGGCTCGGCGGCGTGGAAACGTCTGTCGTGGTTTGTGGGCAGGAGCTCCTGGAAGAACCCACCACAGTGGTGAGGATCGTCGTTAACAAACAGCGGAAGATCGCTTAG
- a CDS encoding Jag family protein → MSVESTEEATAAAADELAEATEETSEEGAAEGKGTSVSRLEEEGDVAADYLEELLDIADIDGDIDIEIRNGRTYISIAAEDDSEGLESLVGRDGEVLEALQELARLSVLSATESRSRLVLDINGYRKERAGDLQQIAEDAVAKVKETGASVALAPMSAYERKIVHDAVADLGFVSESEGEGAGRHIVVSTD, encoded by the coding sequence ATGTCTGTTGAAAGCACCGAAGAGGCAACGGCGGCTGCCGCCGATGAATTGGCAGAAGCCACGGAAGAAACTTCCGAAGAGGGCGCTGCTGAAGGTAAGGGCACTTCCGTGAGCCGCCTCGAGGAAGAGGGCGACGTCGCCGCAGACTACCTTGAGGAACTCCTCGACATTGCCGACATCGACGGCGACATCGACATCGAGATCCGCAATGGCCGCACCTACATCTCCATCGCGGCTGAAGACGACTCTGAGGGGCTTGAGAGCCTGGTAGGCCGCGACGGTGAAGTGCTCGAAGCCCTTCAGGAACTCGCTCGCCTGTCCGTGCTGTCGGCGACTGAGAGCCGCTCGCGCCTGGTGCTCGACATCAACGGTTACCGCAAGGAACGTGCCGGCGATCTGCAGCAGATTGCGGAAGACGCCGTTGCAAAGGTCAAGGAGACAGGCGCCTCCGTTGCACTTGCACCTATGAGCGCCTACGAACGCAAGATTGTGCACGACGCTGTCGCCGACCTCGGTTTCGTATCCGAGTCTGAGGGCGAAGGCGCCGGCCGCCACATTGTGGTTTCGACCGACTAA